Within the Miscanthus floridulus cultivar M001 chromosome 2, ASM1932011v1, whole genome shotgun sequence genome, the region aaacaacaccaaagctggatgggattcgatggtaaacataccagccacaACTGTCTCCTgatgcacaacctgctgagcatccgtgaagtgcacctgaccagatctgctaggcaccttcctcttgatgaaagtcctcttaatcatcctagaatttgcagacggctgagacggctgagctgtctgctgctgagggcactccctggcatagtggccctccttgccacacttgaaacaagcaccaggcttgttcccaaatCCTTGACGAGGTGGGATCTGCTGTCCCTGAGTCTgttggggctgcacctgctgctgaggtgccttgtactgagtagcggTAGTCTGTGAGGTCTGCTGGGGTGATCGGAATGGAGGCCTGCTGGATGGTTGATAGGACCCCCGCCtcacaatttgcaccttctgagtatgagggtggctggaggatctAGCTGCCACCCTCCTTcgcttccaatccgcctgagatgcccgctgaaaaccctcaagagcaatggcggcgttcatcagagccccaaaggtctgatagttccctaggtacagtttctcctgtagagcaggagtgagaccacgaaagaagcgatccttcttcttgtcatccgtgtccacctgactaccagcatactaagccaagtgattgaactgattcacatactccattaccgtcctgctTCCCTGACGCaactccatgaactcggtcaccttctggtggataacgcCAGTAGGTATGAAGAACTCACAGAAGGCTGCGGAGAACTCCTGCCACATTGCCGGATGATCCGGTAGCTCCACGGCcaggaaagtctcccaccaggcacctgcggaccccaaaagctgctgggacacaaagtgcaccttctgctcgttggccactctgagcagctgaaacttctgctccagcatgcgaagccagtgctccgcctccaatGGATCGTCTGAcggtgtgaacgtgggtgggtgggtcttgaggaagtcctggtaagaggactgtccctcaggacggcgagcaccacccccaatCCCACCATTGCCTCCGGGGCCTCCATGGGTGAGACCCGCGACGGCCTGTGCCATAAACTCCAAGGCACGAGCAGTCTCCTATCGAGCAGCGGCTGACTCccgacgagcagccaacaactccaccatgacctctgtggcggacagcggcggaggcggtggtggcggcgggaaaggatgaggaaccaaaggtggaacctcccgagctccctcgtTGTCACGCTCAAAAGCCCGcgcactgtcaccatggccctcgttggccgctcccgaactggtgctcccacgtccagacctcatattcatctataagagagacgaaccatccattaggacaccctcccgattagaatctagggattaaagagatggcagcacatttattaaggcattcattaagttagtcctaccaatttactactttcattatacgtgaagggggactCCTAGTTCAATAAGATgttattatatgatgcatgctttgacctatacgttcactcaagctagaatatagcggcgttcgtaaaattttcggcacaCCGCACACTcgctttccgtatactaagcgatttcttacgcaacgtaagtcagtgtacctgcagaaaactgattacAGGCAGAGCACGGCCAGTGTTCGAGCGCGACACGTCGGTTGGCGAGGGCGAGCAGCAGCGAGGCAGAGCACGCAGGCGGCAGCAGCGAGCAGGTGGTCAGGACGCGCGGTTCGTGCACGTGGACGGCATCATGAGCGTAGCCGAGCGCGGCAGTGGCTCAGGCCTGCGCGGCAGAGCGCGCTGGCAAGCCACCCGaggtggtgaccacgcccagcgCTCAGCCAGATGGcgtgcacgatttttaaagcagctagaaatTTCGTACGCCATGTTCCAAACGCTAATCTAATTACTCGATGCGAATAGGAGTACACCTAGCCATCACCATCAGTCGCGACATTGCTCTCCTTCTTAGACCAATTGTTCTACAACTAATGCCaaagatggcttcgtcgaccacttcaaacacttacgcggaggacgtcgatttaaaaggtttcgcgtcgaatccccAAACCCGACCCCCGGAACGTACGCGCTAGCCATCCATGTCATTGGCCGCAACCTTTTTATCATCATTCACGAAACATTTTATAACATTTAGCGTTAACAATAATTCAATTAAGGTAATAAACacgttatgtgacacgaaacataacctTATGCTTTCTCGTTTCGTAAAAATGTTTCCAAGCCAAACATGGATTATAAAACCTATCATACACCAATGCACATAAATCAGATGCTTAtgaaatgtttcagcaaaacgtTACAATGTAACACTagagtgttacaaatctaccccctaaaacaaaatctcgacccgagatttcatgtgcctagtgtgagaaagaggtatGGAGTACATTCATGCACAAAACTAACTATCCGACCccgagaggagatgggggtaatgctttgttaagtagttctcttgctcccaggtggcttcgccctctgaatggttttgccattgtaccttgtaaaactttatcaccctgttcctggtcactctctccttctcatccaagatttttataggatgctccacataggATAGATCAAGTTGtagcggaagtccttctatttccacagattctttaggaactcataggcatttcttcagttgcgagacatgaaatacattgtgaactgccgagagaatttcagggagttggagacgataagcaacggggccacattgttgcaacaccttgtatggacccacataccgaggggctaacttgccatggacaccaaaccgatatactcctctcataggagataccttgagatacacaaaatctccagctgcaaattcTAAAGGCCTTCTTTGTTTGTCTacgtaagccttctgtcgactctaAGCTGACTTCAAGTGTgcacgaattatatttactttctctcgagcctcctttatgaaatcaggcctgaagtacccacggtctcctacttcaacccagtttaggGGTGTCCTACACTtttgtccatataaagcttcaaatggcgccatgcggatactctcttgatagctgttattatatgaaaattctgccagcttcaaacaatgatcccacttctcaggaaaagagatggtacaagcccgcagcatatcctcgagcacctagttcaccctttcagtttgaccatccgtTTGGGGgtggtatgccaaacttctgagaagacgagtacccaaacactcctggagtttctcccagaaacgagagacaaaaactgaccctctatcagagatgatggtaagaggaactccatgtagggtcacaatccgatcaaagtataactccgcatacttcttggcattgtatctagtgtccaccggaaggaagtgggcaaacttggtgagacggtccacgatgacccaaatagaatcaaaaccagaggcggtgcggggtaaacccacaatgaaatctagggaaatatcctcccatttccaaacaggaatgggcaagggctgcagatatccaggagtatgcatatgatctgccttgactctgcCACAAGTGTCACATTCTGCAGCGAActaggtgatatcttgcttcatgtatgacCACCAGTACAGCCTgcgtagatcatgatacatcttgttgctaccagggtagatagacagcttggaatgatggccttcttgcaaaatctttcttttcagctcttcattggatggaactactagtctatccttgtatcttatgactccctgctcatcaatgctaaaatgaggtccacacccttctgctagcaacttcttgataTGAGGAACCTCTCCATGATCTCCCTTCTGTTcctgaataatttgctccagcaattctgaggttaatgcaatctgagctagcacctcagtgtggtggagtgacaagggtatttcctcaacctgatgcgacttacgactcaaagcatcagccaccacattggcttttcctggatgatagtggacttccaaatcataatccttaatcaactctaaccatctcctttgtctcatgttcaactcaaactgagtgaaaatatacttaaggctcttatggtccgtgaagatatgcactttgttgcccaacaaataatgcctccaaatctttagagagtgaactacagcagctagctctaaatcatgggtagggtagttcacctcgtgcttcttcagttggcgcgaagcataagctatcacacgcccttcttgcataagcacacaccccaatcccatcttcgaggcatcatagtaaacatcaaagggcctctcaatatcaggttgagccaacacaggagcagtggtcagaaaagtcttcagggactgaaaagcttcttcacaagctggactccaaacaaacttagcttctttctggagcagcttagtcatgggctgggctatcttggagaaattagggatgaaatgtcgatagtatccagctagtccaaggaactgacggatctggtgcacagaccttggagacttccaatctaatacatcttgcatCTTGCTAAGATCCATAGAAAtgccctcaggtgtcaacacatgtcccaaaaactacactcgatcaagccaaaactcgcacttgctgaatttagcatacagctagtGCTCCCTTAGCCGAGTCAGTATTATCCAGAGGTGACAGGCATGCTCTttctcattcttggaatagattaagatgtcatcaatgaaaactaccacaaacttatctagctccgacataaaaactgagttcatcaggtacatgaagaaggccagggcattggtgaggccgaaagacatcactaggtattcatatagcccatacccaGTAGCGAAAGTTGTCCTTGGTATATCtcgtggcctgatcttgatctgatgatagcctgatcggagatctatctttgagaacaccatggcaccagctaactgatcaaacaaagtatcaatgcggggcaagggatacttgttcttaactattaccgcattgaggaggcgataatccacacacatctgcagtgtaccatccttcttcttcatgaaaatcgctgggcaaccccatggtgaagaaattgggcagatgaaacccttgtccatcaactcctccagttgcttcttcatttctgctagctctcttggagccatgtggtacggatgtctagagataggagcagtaccaggctcaagctcaatggagaattctacctcacggtccggtgGCAATCTAGGAAGATCCTTAGGGAAAACATcaaggaactcacatactactagaatggaggtaagatcaggaatggcttcagcatgggcagcaacaggtaagaccggttctgagggtatgatgagagacatcctatcctcagaagacggaagccataactctacacttcttctcttcatatccaatactaccccatacacccgcaaccagttcatcctaagaataacatcaatgcccCGCCAAGGCATTATTATGAActatagacggtaagtgtgggtagctaataccaaacttacagtATCCGTACGGGTATTGATAAACATCTGAGAACCCGCTGTACGGATCTTATAGGAATACGGTATAGCCACAAGTGATAAGTTGTgctgctctacaaaccccatgctcataaaggaatgcgatgcaccagaatcaaacaacaccaaagctggatgggattcgatggtaaacataccagccacaACTGTCTCCTgatgcacaacctgctgagcatccgtgaagtgcacctgaccagatctgctaggcaccttcctcttgatgaaagtcctcttaatcatcctagaatttgcagacggctgagacggctgagctgtctgctgctgagggcactccctggcatagtggccctccttgccacacttgaaacaagcaccaggcttgttcccaaatCCTTGACGAGGTGGGATCTGCTGTCCCTGAGTCTgttggggctgcacctgctgctgaggtgccttgtactgagtagcggTAGTCTGTGAGGTCTGCTGGGGTGATCGGAATGGAGGCCTGCTGGATGGTTGATAGGACCCCCGCCtcacaatttgcaccttctgagtatgagggtggctggaggatctAGCTGCCACCCTCCTTcgcttccaatccgcctgagatgcccgctgaaaaccctcaagagcaat harbors:
- the LOC136537047 gene encoding uncharacterized protein; this encodes MAQAVAGLTHGGPGGNGGIGGGARRPEGQSSYQDFLKTHPPTFTPSDDPLEAEHWLRMLEQKFQLLRVANEQKVHFVSQQLLGSAGAWWETFLAVELPDHPAMWQEFSAAFCEFFIPTGVIHQKVTEFMELRQGSRTVMEYVNQFNHLA